The DNA window CGTGCCCACGTTCACGTGCGGCTTGGTCCGCTCAAACTTCGCCTTGGCCATGATTCCCCTTGTGGTGTTCACCCGGTACGCGCGACGCCCTGCGCCGCATGCTCATGACGACGCCACGCGCCGTCGGTGCGTTCGTGCTGAAGCGAATCAGCGGAACGCCGTGGTCGCCCACGGTATGCTGGATGGTCGGCGGCCGAGGCGGGCGGAGCCCGTCTGGCCAGGGAGGGGGCAGACGAACGAACGCGCGAAACCCGGTCGGGTCGCGCGTCCTGCGCTGCACTGGTTACGTCTCAGCCCGCCTCGCCTGTGCCGACCCCGGTGGTAAACGCACGGCAGGCTGCCGCAATGGAAATGCTCCCACCGGAGATATAGCGTCCCTGCAATTCACCGCCGGGACAGACACGTAGAATATCGGGGAAACGCGGGTTCGTCAAGTGGGGCTGGGGGGACGGCTGACGGCTGAGCCGCCGGCTCGGAGGCCGGCGGCTCAGCGCGCGGATCAGCTCGGACTGAGCGCCGAGGTGGGAATGATCTGCCTCTCGATGCTGCCCGTGTTCTGCCAGAACAGCTGCGCCGACGTCGCACCGGTGGCGTGGAACCACTCGATACGGATCGGTACCGGACCCGCCTGGCTCGCCCAGTAGGACGCGCACCGTTCCGTCTCGGGACCTGCAGCCCAATCCTCGAAGAACAGGAAATTGTTGATGAAGAGACGCTTGCCGTTGTCTGTCCTCAGGCAGAACGTGTAGAAGCCTGTCTCTGTAATCACGACCGACCCGGACCACCGTGCCATGACGTGGTCGCTCCGGCCCAGGGCGAGCACGTCGCCGTCGCCCACCGGATCGCTGAAATTGACGACGGGGTCGAGTCGCTCGAGCAGCGGCGTCGCCAGCGCGAAATCAGGCGTCGTGGCACTCCAGTCATAATACTGAGCCAGGAGCCCCGTGGCCGGCGCAGGCGTCTCCCGCTCTTCCATGCGGAACGCGATCGGCAGCGTTCCGTTGAACTCGCGCGCTGCCTCCGCGCCATACTCACGGATGCGGCGCGCCTTCGTGATGCTCGCGCCGCCACGGGTGAGTGCAACGTCGATATAGGCCTGCGTAACGCCGTTCTCGAGCACGAAGATGCGATAGAGCCCCTGGGCCTCATCGGCCGCCTTCCAGTTCACGCTGTAGTGCTCGTCCAGGAGACTCACGCGCACCACGCGGGCCTCCGTCTCGCCCTCGTCGA is part of the Longimicrobiales bacterium genome and encodes:
- a CDS encoding PA14 domain-containing protein — its product is MKNVLRFAVFAFVLAGCAEEPLGYEYVDQFSLSMWQGDAEGVYFLPPLLEPSYAGTFDPGRNPVVVVCAGAASTPCTAPAAVFDMVLDEGETEARVVRVSLLDEHYSVNWKAADEAQGLYRIFVLENGVTQAYIDVALTRGGASITKARRIREYGAEAAREFNGTLPIAFRMEERETPAPATGLLAQYYDWSATTPDFALATPLLERLDPVVNFSDPVGDGDVLALGRSDHVMARWSGSVVITETGFYTFCLRTDNGKRLFINNFLFFEDWAAGPETERCASYWASQAGPVPIRIEWFHATGATSAQLFWQNTGSIERQIIPTSALSPS